The region GTTTCCAGGCGGCCCTGCACCGGCGCGCCCACGGCGCGGTAGTCGTCGGCGGTCACTTCTGCTACAACATCCTTGTAAGCGGGTACCGGATCGGCTGCCGGCACAGCCAGGGCCTGTGACAGGGTGAGAGAGGCAATCAGGGGCAGGGCGGCAAAGGTCAGAAATTGCTTCATAAGATGGTCTCCTCAGAGGATTCCTGATTGGCTCCGGCACCGTCTCGACCAGTCTGGACAGAGACAAGCAGACAGGGGCAAGGCAGACAAGTACTCCTAGTGTTCAACTGGAAGTTGCCAATGCAAGAGTCAGGAACCTGCGTTTAATCTACACCTTACCGCCTCCCCTGACGCCAAAGGTCAGGGCAGGTTCAACGCGCCCTTAAAGCAGTTCTTCTTCGTCGGAGAGTTCCTGGTGCCACTGGCTCTGGCCGGCCCGGTCCAGGCGAGCGAACTGTTCGTCACTCAGCACCAGCGAGGCCGCCGCCACGTTCTCGCGCAGGTGCGAGGGGCGGCCGGTGCCGGGAATCGGCAGCATGACCGGGCTACGGCGCAGCAGCCAGGCCAGCGCCACCTGCGCCGGGGTCGCTTGTAGCTCGGCGGCCACCTCGTCCAGCACACTGCCCTGACCTGTTAGCTGCCCGGCGCCCAGCGGATTCCAGGGCATAAAACCGATGCCCTGCGCGGCGCAGTAATTCAGGACATCCTCGCTTCTGCGGTAAACCAGGTTGTACATGTTCTGCACGGTCGCCACCGGAAAGTAGCGCTGCGCCAGCTCAATGTCTTCAATCTGGCACTCGCTGAGGCCCACATGCCGGATCACGCCTTCCTCGCGCAGTTCCCGGATAGCACTGAACTGTTCGTCGCGCGGCACCCGGCGGTCGATTCGGTGCAGCTGCCACAGGTCAATGCTTTCGACCCCCAGGCGGCGGCGCGAGAGCAGCGCGGCCTGCTTGAGATACTCCGGCCGGCCCAGCGCCCGCCACTCGCCGGGGCCGGGGCGCACCTGCCCGCCCTTGGTGGCCACCACCACGGTGTCGTAGGGGTGCAGGGCCTGCCGGATCCGTTCCTCGCTGATGTGCGGCCCGTAAGCGTCGGCAGTGTCAATCAGGCTGACGCCCAGCTGCGGCAACAGCGCCAGCAGTTCCTGCACCAGGGCCGGGTCGGCCGGTTCCCCCCAGCCGCCACGCCCCACGGTATGCAGGGCGCCGAAGCCCAGCCGGGCCACTGGCAGGTCACCGCCCAGGGCAAAAGTGCCGGCGGCGGCTGCACCGGCCGGCGGCTGCGGGGAAGAAACAGGCTCGGCCGCTGCTCCCGGCTGCGGGGCGGGCTGTTCGGGCGGTTGTTGGTTCATAGGGCTCCCTCAGGGGCTCAGCTCTGGCCTGCGGGGGCCAGAAAGAAAACGCTCACCCGGCCCCGGAAAAAGGCTGCACCCGGTCGGCCCTATTGTGAAAGGTGCGCCCGGCACCAATAGTGGCGGCGCCCTCTTGTTGTCCCACAGCCAGGGACCGGGCCTCACGGGTTACAGGCGGTGTCTCCGCCCCTGCCAGCAACTCTGTGTCTTACTCCTCGTCCTGCTCGGGCTGGCCTACTTTCTCGCGGTACACGTACTGCGAGGGCCGTTTGCGGTGCCGGCTGCTCCAGTCAATGCTGGGCCGGCCCTGATCGTACGGCAGGTAACCCAGGCGGTACACGGCCATCAGCTCCAGCTCGGGCGGCACATTCAGCAGCTCGCGGATGGCCTGCCACTGCCGGGGAATTTCCATCGGGGTAGAGACGAATTGAATGCCCATGCCCAGCTCGCCCACAGCGTTCCAGATGTTTTCTACCGCGGCGCCCATGCCGAACACCGAGTAGAACCCGCTCAGTTCGCCGGGGCGGTATTCCTCTTTGTCCAGCAGCACGGCCATCAGCAGAGGGCTGCCGGCCACCAACTTGCGGTTGTCTTCGCCCAGCTTCTTGGGCACGCCCAGCCGGCGCATCATGCTGATGCCCGAGTCGCTGAAGATGTGCCGGGTAAAAGGCCGCAGCGGCGCCGGCAGGTGATCGATATGAATGCCGTCGCGCCGCTCTTCCATCTCGGCCTGCGTGAAGCGGAAATAGCGGCGGTAACGCTCGAAAAATACCCCGGCGTCAATCAGCTCGGTCATGCTCTCGCCGGAAATCTCGGCGATGCGGGCGATGGTCTCGGGGTTCTCGATCAGCACGAAGCGCCAGGGCTGCGAGTTGAAATGGCTGGGGGCCGCCTGCGCCACCCGCATCAGGATGCGCTGGTGCTCACGCGAGACCGGGTCGGGCCGGAAAGGGCCGTTGGTGGTGCGGCGGGCCAGCATGCCATCAAGAAGTTCCACTCTGCCAGCCTACCGCGCTGGGGCGGGTGCGGCGCTATAGTCACACCTACCCCATTTCAATCTGGCCGCCTGTTTTCCCGCTTTTTCCCTATTGGCGCAGGCGGCCCACCGAGGAGTCCTGATGTCTCAACCTACCCCCGCTGCCGCTCTCCCTTCCGGCGCCCTGCCGCGCCGGGTCCTGCTGGCCAGCCTGGCCGGAAGCACCATCGAATGGTTCGACTATTTCCTGTACGGGACCGTCTCGGGCCTGGTGTTCAATAAATTGTTCTTCCCCACCCACGACCCCACCGTGGGCCTGCTGCTTTCCTACGCCACCCTGGCACTGGCCTTTTTTATCCGGCCTTTTGGTGGGGTACTGTTCAGCCATATCGGAGACCGGATCGGGCGCAAGCAGACGCTGGTGCTGACCCTGTCGCTGATGGGCGTGGCTACGGTCGGCATCGGGCTGCTGCCCACCTACGACATGATCGGCATCTGGGCCCCTTTGCTGCTGATTCTGCTGCGGCTGATTCAGGGCCTGGGCATCGGCGGCGAGTGGGGCGGCGCGCTGCTGCTGGCGGTGGAATACGCCCCCAAAGAAAAACGCGGCCTGTTCGGCAGCGTGCCGCAGATGGGCGTGGCGCTGGGCATGTTGCTGGGCACCGTGGCACTGTCGCTGATGACCCTGCTGCCGGAAGAACAGTTTCTCAGCTGGGGCTGGCGGGTGCCGTTCCTCTTCAGCACCCTGCTGATTGTCTTCGGGCTGTGGGTACGCCAGGAAATTGACGAAACGCCTTCGTTCAAAGCGGCGCGCGAGCAGGGCGAACTGGCCGAGGTGCCGCTGCTGGAAACCCTGCGGACCCACTGGCGCGAGGTGTTGATCGCCATCGGTGCCAAGGTGGTAGAAACGGCACCCTTTTATATCTTCAGCACCTTTGTGGTGTCGTATGCGACCACCCAGCTGGGCTTTGACCGCACCAGCACCCTGCTGGCCGTCACGGTGGGCACCGTGTTCACCACCTTGCTGATTCCTGCGATGGGCGCGCTCTCGGACCGGGTGGGCCGCAAGCCGCTGTACATCGGCGGAACGGTGGCCATGGCGCTGTTTGCCTTTCCCTATTTCTGGCTACTGCAACAGCAATCGGTGCCGCTGCTGATTCTGGCCACCATCATCGGCCTGGGGTTCATCTGGGCGCCGATTACGGCGGTGCTGGGCACCATGTTCTCGGAAATCTTCCGGTCCAACGTGCGCTACACCGGCATCACCCTGGGCTACCAGATCGGGGCGGCCCTGGCCGGCGGCACAGCGCCGCTGGTCGCCACGGCGCTGCTAAAAGCCTATGACAATTCCTATGTGCCGGTCGCCATTTACATCATTCTGGCGGCAGTCATCTCGCTGATCTCGGTGGCAGGGGTGCGCGAGCGCCAGGGCGAGCAGCTCGACCCGCTTCCCGGCAAACAGGTGGGCTGAAGACATGCTGATTCTCAGTGAGGCGCAGATTCGCTCCTTTTACGGCATACGCGAGGCCCTGCGCGACCTGCTGCCGGCGCTGGAGGCCCAGCAGGCCGGGCAGGTGCAGAACCCGCCCCGGCTGGTGCTGGAGTCGCCGGGGCAAGCCAGCACCCTGTATATGCCCAGCGCCATCGGTGAGCTGGGGGCGCTAGGTAGCAAGGGAGCGCTAGATAACAAGGGAGTACTGGGCAGCAAGGTGGTGTCGGTCTTTCCGCAGAACCCGGCCCAGGGGCGGCCCACCACCCAGGCCGTGACCCTGCTGACCGACGCTGCAACCGGGGAGCATACCGCCCTGCTGAACGCCTCGCACCTCACCCGGCTGCGCACCGGCGCCCTGACCGGCATTGCCGCCGACCATCTGGCCCGGCCGGACGCGGGCCGCCTGGGCGTGATCGGCACCGGGGGAATGGCCCCCGACCAGATTCGGGGGGTGGCCGCGGTGCGCGAACTGCGCGAGCTGCGGCTGTTCAACCTGAGCGCCGACAAGGCCCAGCAGCTGGCGGAAGCCCTGCGCCCCGAACTGCCCGGCACCGAGATTCTGGTGGCCCCCAGCGCCGAGGCTCTGGTCGAAGCTTCCGACATGGTGGTCACTGCAACCCAGTCCCGCACCCCGGTGTTTGACGGCGCGGCGCTGCAGCCGGGCACCTTTCTCAGCGGCATCGGCAGTTACCTGCCGTCCATGCGCGAGGTAGACCTGGTCACGGTGCAGCGGGCCGACAAGATTGTCCTGGACACCCTGGAAGGCCCCCGGCACGAGGCCGGCGAACTGATCTACGCGCAGGAGCAGGGGCTCTGGAGCTTTGAGCAGGTGCATTCCGACCTGGCGGGTGTGGCCTGTGGCACCCGGCCGGGCCGCGAAACGGCAGACGAGATCATCTTCTTCAAGTGCGTGGGAGCCGCCTATTTCGACCTGGCAGTAGCGCTGGGCGCCTACCAGGAAGCCCAGCGCCGAGGGCTAGGCACCCTGGCCGAGGTCTGAGCCGGCGGCAGACTGGCCTGGAAGGACAGAGCCCTACCAGCTTCCCCAGGCCCCCAGCACAAAAGCCGCCGCGCTGACCAGGGCCAGCCGCCAATGGTCGCCGCGGCCCGGCCGGGTGCGCGGCATCAGCAGCAGCAGCCCCAGCGCTGGCAGCAGCCAGAGCCAGGTCCGGCCCGCCCGCCAGGCCAGCCCCCCGCTGAGCAGTACCCCAGTGACCACCGCGAAAAACAGCAGGTGATGCCAGCGCCGCGCGGTTTGCCACAGCCGCAGCTGTAGCCCCAGGCCCAGGGTGAGCAGGGTCAGCAGCAGAAATCCGGTCAGGGCCAGGGCAAGGTGATGCGGCATGCTTGCAGCATAAGGCGCCGGCAGCCGGCCAGTGGCCCCGCCCATTCCCGAAAGCGGCAGCTCTGAACAGGAGTCACACCGGAAGCATCAAAAAAAGCCCCAGGTGCCGGGGCACCGGGAGCCGAAAAGGGGTCAGAGCGATGGGCTCAGCCGAGCAGTTCGTCCTCGCGGAAGAACAGGCCCAGTTCGCGCTGGGCGCTTTCGGGGCTGTCGGAACCGTGGGTCACGTTCTCGCTCATGCTGGTGGCCAGGTCGCCGCGAATGGTGCCGGGCGCAGCGCTGGCGGGGTTGGTGGCGCCCATCATGCTGCGCCAGCCGGAAATAGCGTTTTCGCCTTCCAGGGCCAGAGCCACCACCGGGCCAGAGGTGATGAAGTCCACCAGCTCACCGAAAAAGGGCTTCTCGCGGTGCTCGCCGTAATGGCTTTCGGCGGTTTCGCGGGGAATCTGGTACAGCTTCAGGCCCACCACGCGGTAGCCCTTGAGCTCGATGCGGCGCAGAATTTCGGCGGTCAGCCCACGGCGCACGCCGTCGGGTTTGATCATGGCAAAGGTTCTTTCAGTCGACATGGCCCCGAGTCTAGAGCATCTGCCCGGCCGGGTGCAGGCCTTCTGCGCCCCGGCGCGCCCGGAAGCCCCCCAGCACCTCAGCCGGACGGCCAAGTTTCGCTAAGGAGCGGCGCATCTTCCCATGCCGCCCACCTTTCTATACTGCAGGGGTGATTTCTGGCCCCAAACCTCCCAATGCTTTTCAGTACGCCTGGCGCAATCCCTGGTTCCGTCTGGTTATCTTCGCGCTGCTGGCTGTGGCCGCTTACTTCTTTGCCGGCCAGATCAGCTCTATTCTGGTCAGCTTTGCCGTCGCTTACCTGATCGCCTATATCGCCAACCCGATGCTGAACTGGCTGGAGCGGGGCCGGGTGCCACGCGGCCTTGGCGTGCTGTTCGTGCTGCTGCTGCTGGCCGGCGTGCTGACCCTGGCAGGCTTGTTGCTGGGTACCATTGCTGGGCAGCTGATTGACCTGCTGCGGCAGCTGCCGCAGCTGGTGCAGAACGTGCAGGGCTGGGCCGACGGCTGGATTCAGTGGCTGAATTCCCACGGTGTTTCGGGCCTAGAAGAAGCACGCGGCCGGGTGACCGAAACGATCCAGACCTATATTCAGAATCTGGGCAACAACCTGGTGCCCATCCTGCAAAGGTGGCTGAATCCGCAGGGCGCGCTGTTCACCTCGATCGCCACCATCGGCAGCGTGCTGGGACAGCTGCTGATCATCATTCTGATGAGCGTGTACCTGATGCTGGACTACAGCCGGGTCAACAAGGCCATGCTGAAGATGTTTCCGCGCCCCTGGCAGCCCAAGGTGCTGGAATTCTCGGACCTGGCCGGCACCGCCATCGGCGGCTATGTGCGCGGGCAGCTGCTGATCGCCCTGTTCGTGGGCACCGTGGTGGCCATTGGCCTGAGCCTGCTGGGAATTCCCAGCGCACTGGCGATCGGCTTTCTGGCCGGCATCTTCAACATCATTCCCTACCTGGGACCGATCATCGGGGCCATTCCGGCGGTCCTGCTGGCGGCGCCGATGGGCATCACCAAAGTGCTGCTGGCCATCGCCGTGTTCGTGGTTGCCAATCAGGTCGAGGGCAGCTTCCTCAGCCCGATCGTGCTGTCCAAGACCACCGACCTACACCCCATCACCGTGCTGCTGAGCATCCTGATCGGTGCCAGCCTGATGGGCTTTGCCGGCGCCCTGATCGCCGTGCCGCTGGTGGCGCTGGGCAAGCTGGCCGTCGAGAAGTACTACTACTCCTCCAAGGTGTACACCGAAGGCCCCTAAGCGCTCCGGCGACAGCCGCGCCTACAGAAGTCCCCCGCCCGCAGCTGCGCTGGTGGGGTTTTTCATGCCATGTTGGCTGCCGCCCGGCTGAACAGGCTTCAGTCCTGCTGCAACAGCTCCACCGAGCGGCCGTCCGGGTCCTGCACGAAAGCCATCAAGCGGCCGCCGGGGCTGGGTTGCAGGGGCCGGCTGAGGGGATAGCCGGCCGCCTGGAGCCGCTGGACCAGAGCCGGCAGGTCAGCAACATACAGCGCCAGATGCTCGGCCCAGTGCGGGTGTGGCGCCGGCAGTTCGCCCGCAATCTGGAAAAACTGGACCCGGCCGCCCCCGCCCAGGTCAAGCACGGCGCGGCTGTACCCTTCAGCAGTTTGCAGACGCTTGAGTTCCTCAGCGCCCAGCAAGGCGTAGAAGGTCAGGGTCCGGTCCAGGTCGCGGGTCAGGAAGGAAATGTGTTTGAACGGCATGCCTTCAGGGTAATGCAGCCATGGCCCAGAGTCTCAGGCTCAAAAGGGAGCCCAGTGACACTCCCCGACCGACCTTTCAGTCAGTCCAGGACGGGAAAATCGTCCCCCGAGCCGCCAGGGCAAACGTGGCACAATACAGGCCATGAGCAACTCCGAAGAACAAGCCGCAGCCCCCGGCCCGGCCGCCACCCAGGCCCCCAGCGCCCCGGCTGGTGAAGCCGGTGGGCAGCCGATGCAGCCCAGTGGTCCCGCCGTGGCCGCCCGCAAGGGCCGCGGCCGGATGGTGGACCTGGACCCCAGCGGGCAGGTGGGCCAGAAGGAACCGGACCACGCCAACCGCCAGTACCTCAACTACGCTTTTTACAAGCTGGACCCGGCTTTCCGCCGCCTGCCCCGCGCCGAGCGTGAGGAGATCAAGACCGAATTTCTGCGGGCCGCAGAAGGCTGGACCGAAGGCGCCCCGGCTGAAAAGGGCCTGATTCAGCGCACCTACTCGCTGGTGGGCGTGCGCGGCGATACCGATTTCATGCTCTGGCGTATCGCTTTTGACCCGGCCGAATTCCAGGACGCTCAGGCCCGGCTGAACCGCACCCGGCTGATGGGCTACCTGACGCAGCCCTACAACTACCTCAGCATGCAAAAGCGCAGCCAATATGTGGTGCGGATCGAAGGCAGCGGCCACGGCCTGGAAATGCTGCCGGGCAAGGGCAAATACCTGTTCATCTATCCCTTCGTGAAAAAACGGGAATGGTACGACCTGACCCCCTACTCCCGTCAGGGCATGATGGACGAACACATCTACGCCTCCGAGCCGTTCAAGGGCGTGCGCATCAACACCAGCTACTCCTACGGCATCGACGATCAGGAATTCGTGGTGGCCTTCGATTCCGATTACCCGCAGGAATTCGTGGACCTGGTTCACCGCCTGCGCTACACCGAAGCCAGCAACTACACCCTGCAGGACACCCCGATGTTCAGCTGTATCCGCAAGGACATGGCCCAGATCGTAGAAGACCTGGCCTAACTGGGTTCTCCTCAAATCAAGCCTCAACCTAAGAGTCAGGAGCCGCGCGGCAGCCGGTTCCTGATTTTCTCGTTTCTCTCCCCCTCCCTATTTATGCTGGCCTTCCCAGGCAACCGCAGGACAGAAAGGGCACCACAAAAAAGCCGCCCCACACTGGGGGCAGCTTTCTTTGAGACTGCAAAGGCTCAGAGGGAACTGGGAGCGAAGCTCACTGGGTCTTGCTGAGGTTTTTCCACAGCCAACCACCGGCCAGCATGGGGTTGGTGGTGGCGACGGTCTTGCCCTGCAGGTTGTCGCGGTACACGTTCTGACCTTCGGGCACCGGCAGCAGGATGAAGTAGGACTGGTCCATGGCCTTCTGGGCAATCTGTTTGTAGAGACCCTTACGCTTTTCCACGTCGGTGGTGCTGCGGGCTTCATCGATCCACTTGTCGATTTCGGCGTCGTTGATGCCGTCGCGGGGAGCGTAGTAACCCTTGGAGTGGTACATGGTGTGCACGAAGTTGTCCGGGTCGGCGTAGTCAGGCGACCAACCACCGTACACGACCACTTCCTTGTTCTTCTGGTCGATGATCTCGCTCCACTGCTTGGGAACCACATTTACCTTGAACTTGGGGTTCAGCGATTCGATATTTTGCTTCAGGATTTCCAGGGCCGTCTGCATGCTCTTGCCGCCCTCGTGGTAAGCGGCGTTCACAGTAAAGCCGTTTTCCCAGGCCGCGCCGCCGTGGGCTGCCTTGCAGTCGTCCGCAGCGGCCTTCAGGTCGAACTTGGCCGGCTCGATGCTTTCGTCATAGCCCAGGAATTCGGGGGGCAGCATGAAATTGCGCTTCTTGGCGTGGCCCATGTACACCTGTTCGATGTACTGGTCGTAATCGAAGGCTTCCACAAAGCACTTGCGCATGTTGGCATCCTGGAAGAAGTTGGTGGGCACACCGTCACCCCACTTGCCGCTGCCGATATTGGTGCTGCCTTCCAGGTTTTGGTTCATCAGGAAAGCGTAAGCGCTCAGGGCAGGCACGCCCTCTTCCACCGTTACGCCAGGCTGACCCTTCACCTGGGTATCAATCACTTCGCGGCTAGGGAACTCGACACGGTCGGCGTCACCGTTCAGGAATGCCTGGACACGGCTGGATTCTTCAGGCACCAGCTGACGCACCACGTTCTTGATGGGGGCTTCTCCGCCCCAGTAGCCGTCAAACGCCTTAAAGGTCATAGTGTTGGCGTCGGCGCTCACCAGCTTGTAAGGACCGGTGCCGCTGGGGTCCTTAGCCAGCGCACTCTTCTTGAGGTCGGCGCCCACAGCATCCTTCCAGGTCTTTTCGGTGCCGTCCCACTCGCCAATTTCCTTGGCGTGCTTGGAGTCCACGATGGCCTGGCCGGTGTAGGCCAGCTTGGATAGGAAGGCCGGGTCCACCTTGGGCAGGGTGAAAACCAGGGTTTCGCCGTCACACTTCACAGCGTTGCTGATCTTGTCCCAGGTGATGCTCTTGTCGTCGTTGGCGTTGGAGCCGGTGCCCAGCAGCGACTCGGACAGGAACCAGTTGCCCGATTCGGAGCCGTTGGTCACCAGGTTGCGCCGGAAGGTGTATTCGGCGTCGGCGCACTTGAAGGGGTTGCCGGTGTGGAACTTCACATCGGGGCGCAGGGTGAAGCGGTAGCGCTTGCCGCCATCCTCTTCCTTCCAGTCGGTGGCCAATAGGCCCTCAAACTGGTTGATAGAGGTGCCTTTGAAGGTCAGCAGCGTTTCGTACATGTTTTCCAACATCTCGCCGCTGGCCGTGTCGTACGAGGTGCCGGGGTCCATAGTAGGAATATCCGAGGATTCCTGAATGACCATGGTGTCCTTACCAGTCTTGCCGGTGCCACTTGCCGCCGCGCCGGACGTGCTGGCCGCAGTGGTGCCCGAAGCGTCAGTGGTGGACGTGGTGCTGGCCGTATCGGTGCTGGTCGCCGCCGAGGTGGTGGTGGAGCTGGTGGTGGTTTCGGTCTTGGTGCTGCAAGCAGCCAGCGTCATGGCCAGGGTGGTCAGCAGGATGGCGGATTTTTTCATGTGTACTCCTCTGTTGGGGGGGATCAGAAGGCCGGAATAGCTATGCAACCACTCCGGCCTTCCGCAGGTTGGCCAGCTTCTCACCCAATGTCCACGAAAATGGGGATTAAAAAGGCGCTCTTACACGGAGAAAAAACCTTTTCCCCATTCCGGAAGCCAAAGGGAAGATAAAACAGCTGATGAGTAACAATACACAATCATGACGAAAGATTCCAGTGGCCTGTAACTTATTTTCATCCGATACCCCGGCAAAGCTCCTTGGCTGCCTCCGGACTTCTGCCATACGGTAAAAGCCAGCGCCACTGGCCCTTAAAGCAGCAGGTTCTGGCCGTGCCGGATGAATTATTCATCTCCCTTTTGCTCACCAGCCAAACCCATGAAAAAACCCCCGGCGCGGGGCCAGGGGCACAGGTTCTGGGACTGTGGGGGCGCGGCGGCAGCCGGTTGAGGACGCTGCCGCCTGCCAGGAATCAGATCACTGAGTCTTGCTCAGGTCCTTCCACAGCCAGGTGTTGTTGTTCAGGGGGTTGTAGTTCTCGGCGGTCGCGCCCTGCACGTTGGAGCGCACCACGGCGACGCCCACCTGGGTCGGCAGCTGGATGTACAGGTTCTTCTCGGCAGCCAGCTTGGCGATTTGGCTGTAGAGCTGCTTGCGCTGAGCTTCGTCGGTGGTGTCGCGTGCCTGGTCAATCAGCTTGTCCAGTTCGGGTTCGGTAAAGCCCGCGCGGCCGTGGTAGAAGCCCTTGGAGTGGTAGAAGGTGCGCATGAAGTTGTCCGGGTCGGCGTAGTCAGGCGACCAGCCCACGTAGATCATCGGCTGTTCGTTGGCCTTGCTGATCACTTCGCTCCACTGCAGAGGCTTGAGGTTCATCTTGAACTTGGGGTTCATGCCTTCGATGTTCTGCTTGAGGATTTCCAGCGCCGTCTGCATGGCCTTGTCGTTTTCACGGTAGGCCGCGTTCAGGGTAAAGCCGTTTTCCCAGGCCTGACCGCCGTGGGCCGCCTTACAGGCTTCCTCGGACGCGTTCATGTCCATCTTGGCGACCGGGAGGCTCTGGTCGTAGCCCAGGAAGGACTTGGGCAGCATGGTGTTGAGCTGTTCGCCCTTACCCATCTGCACCTGCTGGATGTAGGAATCGTAGTCGAAAGCGTCCACGAAGCACTTGCGCATGTTGGCGTCCTGGAAGAAGTTGGCGGGGATACCGTCACCCCACTTGCCGCTGCCCAGGTTGGGGCTGCCTTCCAGGTTCTGGTTCATGGTAAAGCCGTAGGTGCTGGGGGTTTCCAGGTCGTCCACCACCGTCACGCCAGGCTGGCCGGCCAACTGGGTCTGCACCACTTCGCGGCCGCCAGTTTCCACCATGTCGGCGTCACCGTTGAGGAAAGCCTGCAGGCGGCTGGCCTGCTCGGGCACGATGCTCAGCACCACGTTCTTGATGGGCGCCGCGCCGCCCCAGTAGCCGTCAAAGGCCTTGAGGGTCACGCCGGTCGAGTCGTTGCTGACGATCTTGTAGGGGCCGGTGCCGCTGGGGTCCTTGGCCAGGGGGCTGCCGGTCAGGTCCACGCCCACGTGCTTCATCATGTTGCCCTCGGTGCCGTCCCACTCGCCGATTTCCTTGGCGTGCTTGGAGTCCAGGATGCCCTGGCCGGTGTAAGCCAGCTTGGCCAGGAAGGCTGGGTCGGCCTTGGGCAGGGTGAAGACCAGGGTTTCACCGTCACACTTC is a window of Deinococcus sp. Marseille-Q6407 DNA encoding:
- a CDS encoding ABC transporter substrate-binding protein, with the translated sequence MKRIFALTSLALLLGSCANNSDTTSSTTTTTTTTSSTSTETASGAATPASGAATVSAAGKTDTLVIQRSSDIPTTDPGTSYDTASGEVLQNVYETLLSYKGKSLSDFEGVLATEWKANDAGTEYRFTLRPDVKFHTGNPFKCADAEYTFRRNLVTNGSESGNWFLSESLLGTGSNANDDKSITWDKISNAVKCDGETLVFTLPKADPAFLAKLAYTGQGILDSKHAKEIGEWDGTEGNMMKHVGVDLTGSPLAKDPSGTGPYKIVSNDSTGVTLKAFDGYWGGAAPIKNVVLSIVPEQASRLQAFLNGDADMVETGGREVVQTQLAGQPGVTVVDDLETPSTYGFTMNQNLEGSPNLGSGKWGDGIPANFFQDANMRKCFVDAFDYDSYIQQVQMGKGEQLNTMLPKSFLGYDQSLPVAKMDMNASEEACKAAHGGQAWENGFTLNAAYRENDKAMQTALEILKQNIEGMNPKFKMNLKPLQWSEVISKANEQPMIYVGWSPDYADPDNFMRTFYHSKGFYHGRAGFTEPELDKLIDQARDTTDEAQRKQLYSQIAKLAAEKNLYIQLPTQVGVAVVRSNVQGATAENYNPLNNNTWLWKDLSKTQ